One Sphingomonas sp. genomic region harbors:
- a CDS encoding PEPxxWA-CTERM sorting domain-containing protein, giving the protein MGAATGLDFYNFGMPGTSMGDGGAPGTIFAALGTTGVFTGITCIGPCGTIKDLPTFTGGPVMSFFDIGSSIFFDLNSIKSVTYSTDSAGGSLKLIASGTFRIAGYDNTAALLTLTTQGDGLTSFSATALSAVPEPASWGLMIAGFGMMGGMLRASRRSVKVRFAKN; this is encoded by the coding sequence ATGGGCGCCGCAACCGGTCTCGACTTCTACAACTTCGGCATGCCGGGCACGTCCATGGGCGATGGCGGGGCACCGGGCACCATCTTCGCCGCTCTCGGCACCACCGGTGTGTTCACCGGCATCACCTGCATCGGGCCGTGCGGCACGATCAAGGACCTGCCCACCTTCACGGGTGGCCCGGTGATGTCGTTCTTCGACATCGGGTCGTCGATCTTCTTCGATTTGAACTCGATCAAGTCGGTCACCTATTCGACGGACAGCGCCGGCGGCAGCCTCAAGCTGATCGCATCGGGCACCTTCCGCATCGCCGGCTATGACAACACGGCGGCCCTGCTGACGCTGACCACGCAGGGCGATGGCCTGACCAGCTTCTCGGCAACCGCGCTGTCGGCAGTACCGGAGCCGGCTAGCTGGGGCCTGATGATCGCCGGGTTCGGCATGATGGGCGGCATGCTCCGCGCGTCGCGCCGGTCGGTGAAGGTCCGCTTCGCGAAGAACTGA
- a CDS encoding ATP-binding protein, with translation MTDPLIRIAEALERLAPPPAPPADLEAHPAYVWRGRDIVPARAFAPTPLALLQGVEKQRTALLANLERLAAGHAAQDVLLWGARGTGKSALVKGAVAAVQAQGGRLALVEAATTHLETLPDLFALLATTDRPFAIFLDDLGFDAAADARALRSLLEGGAEARPAHCRLLVTSNRRHLLPRDLEAQSSAINPRDSIDDDLALADRFGLSLGFHVVDQDTYVAIVRGYAEAHGLAFEPEDAIQWATRRGSRSGRVAWQYVVELAGRQGKRL, from the coding sequence ATGACCGATCCGCTGATCCGCATCGCCGAGGCGCTCGAACGGCTGGCACCACCCCCCGCCCCGCCCGCCGATCTGGAGGCGCACCCGGCCTATGTGTGGCGCGGGCGCGACATCGTGCCGGCGCGCGCCTTCGCCCCCACGCCGCTCGCACTGCTGCAGGGCGTGGAGAAGCAGCGGACCGCCTTGCTCGCCAATCTGGAGCGGCTCGCCGCCGGCCATGCCGCGCAGGACGTCTTGCTGTGGGGCGCGCGCGGCACCGGCAAGTCGGCGCTGGTCAAGGGCGCGGTTGCTGCGGTGCAGGCGCAGGGCGGCCGGCTCGCGCTGGTCGAGGCAGCGACGACGCATCTGGAAACGCTGCCCGACCTGTTCGCGCTGCTCGCCACTACCGATCGGCCCTTCGCGATCTTCCTTGACGATCTCGGCTTCGACGCCGCGGCCGATGCGCGCGCGCTGCGCTCGCTGCTCGAAGGCGGCGCGGAGGCGCGGCCCGCGCACTGCCGGCTGCTGGTCACCTCCAACCGCCGCCACCTGCTGCCGCGCGACCTGGAGGCCCAGTCCAGCGCGATCAACCCGCGTGATTCAATCGACGACGATCTTGCGCTTGCCGATCGCTTCGGCCTCTCACTCGGCTTCCACGTCGTCGACCAAGACACCTATGTCGCAATCGTCCGCGGCTATGCGGAGGCACATGGCCTGGCCTTCGAACCGGAGGACGCGATCCAATGGGCGACGCGGCGTGGCAGCCGTTCCGGGCGGGTCGCCTGGCAATATGTCGTCGAACTGGCCGGCCGACAGGGGAAGCGTCTCTAA
- a CDS encoding LOG family protein: protein MSDTRVPSRVFRPAQQEAEAANTATGTPQTEHPAYRLAFQDMDFLLREDLRPIRFQLELLKPQLLLDEANIASTFVIYGSARIPEPAKAEAVLALAETEQQKRIAESLVAKSKYYDVARELGRLASNFPVDTTGKRHFVVTSGGGPSIMEAANRGARDVGAETIGLNIVLPHEQAPNPYVTPGLSMQFHYFALRKMHFLLHARAVAVFPGGFGTFDESFELLTLIQTGKVDPIPVLFYGKEFWNRVVNFEALCDEGVISPRDLNLFRFCETAEEGWEIVQDFWRDKETTGA from the coding sequence ATGAGCGATACGAGAGTCCCGTCGCGCGTCTTCCGCCCTGCCCAGCAGGAAGCCGAAGCCGCCAACACCGCCACCGGCACCCCCCAGACCGAGCATCCCGCCTACCGGCTCGCCTTCCAGGACATGGACTTCCTGCTGCGCGAGGACTTGCGGCCGATCCGCTTCCAGCTGGAACTGCTCAAGCCGCAGCTGCTGCTCGACGAGGCGAACATCGCCTCGACCTTCGTCATCTACGGCTCGGCGCGCATCCCCGAGCCGGCCAAGGCCGAGGCGGTGCTCGCGCTCGCCGAGACCGAGCAGCAGAAGCGCATTGCCGAGAGCCTGGTCGCCAAGTCCAAATATTATGACGTGGCGCGCGAGCTGGGCCGGCTGGCCAGCAACTTCCCGGTCGACACGACAGGCAAGCGCCACTTCGTCGTCACCTCGGGCGGCGGCCCCTCGATCATGGAAGCGGCAAACCGCGGCGCGCGCGACGTGGGCGCGGAGACGATCGGCCTCAACATCGTGCTGCCGCACGAGCAGGCGCCGAACCCGTATGTGACGCCCGGCCTGAGCATGCAGTTCCACTATTTCGCGCTGCGCAAGATGCACTTCCTGCTGCACGCGCGCGCCGTGGCGGTGTTCCCGGGCGGCTTCGGCACCTTCGACGAGAGCTTCGAGCTGCTGACGCTGATCCAGACCGGCAAGGTCGACCCGATTCCGGTGCTGTTCTACGGCAAGGAGTTCTGGAACCGCGTCGTCAATTTCGAGGCACTGTGCGACGAAGGCGTGATCTCGCCGCGTGACCTGAACCTGTTCCGCTTCTGCGAAACCGCCGAGGAAGGCTGGGAAATCGTCCAGGACTTCTGGCGGGACAAGGAAACGACGGGGGCATGA
- a CDS encoding extensin family protein, with protein sequence MAFSRVFPLAVLTLPLLLSACIFGGGGGDKRPAPAPTPTRPRGSPPITLNRPTPRDTQQCFTDLSRAGVRFGALPDRDYGGGCIVEGAVQLIDIGVPVGGIKGMRCPLARAFTGWVQYAVAPAARQILGSDLVRVDTFGTYVCRAIVGSAQASPKLSEHGRANAVDVSGFVLRDGRRITILKDWQNQDPAIRKFLETVHASACRRFATVLSPNYNYVHRDHFHLDMGRGPFCA encoded by the coding sequence ATGGCGTTCTCGCGTGTGTTCCCGCTGGCGGTGCTGACCCTGCCCCTGCTGCTTTCGGCCTGCATTTTCGGCGGCGGCGGCGGTGACAAGCGACCGGCCCCCGCCCCTACCCCAACCCGCCCGCGTGGCAGCCCGCCGATCACGCTCAACCGGCCGACGCCGCGCGATACGCAGCAATGCTTCACAGACCTGTCCCGCGCCGGCGTGCGGTTCGGCGCCTTGCCCGATCGCGACTATGGCGGCGGCTGCATCGTCGAGGGCGCGGTGCAGCTGATCGACATCGGGGTGCCGGTGGGCGGCATCAAGGGCATGCGCTGCCCGCTCGCGCGCGCCTTCACCGGCTGGGTGCAGTACGCCGTGGCGCCGGCGGCGCGCCAGATCCTGGGCAGCGACCTGGTGCGGGTCGACACGTTCGGCACCTATGTCTGCCGTGCGATCGTCGGCAGCGCGCAGGCCTCGCCCAAGCTTTCCGAACATGGCCGCGCCAATGCGGTCGACGTCTCGGGCTTCGTGCTTCGCGACGGACGGCGGATCACCATCCTCAAGGACTGGCAGAACCAGGATCCTGCTATCCGAAAATTTCTCGAGACGGTCCACGCGTCCGCCTGCAGACGTTTCGCTACCGTATTGAGCCCCAACTATAATTACGTCCACCGCGACCATTTCCATCTCGATATGGGGCGCGGCCCCTTCTGCGCCTGA
- a CDS encoding acyl-CoA thioesterase, which translates to MRRFSRPITATPADIDVLGHVNNAVWVAWIQDIAVAHWDSLATPEDQAAYVWVITRHEIDYRGNVRVGETVTGETWVPEPPRGARFNRHVRFLGGDGKVRVEAVTTWALLDRATGRLLRVPAELGDRFIEATR; encoded by the coding sequence ATGCGCCGCTTCTCCCGCCCGATCACCGCGACGCCTGCCGACATCGACGTGCTGGGGCACGTCAACAATGCCGTCTGGGTGGCGTGGATCCAGGACATCGCGGTCGCGCACTGGGACAGTCTCGCTACGCCCGAGGACCAAGCCGCCTATGTGTGGGTGATCACCCGGCACGAGATCGACTATCGCGGCAATGTCCGCGTCGGCGAGACGGTGACCGGCGAGACCTGGGTGCCCGAGCCGCCGCGCGGCGCCCGCTTCAACCGCCATGTCCGCTTTCTGGGCGGCGACGGCAAGGTCCGCGTCGAGGCGGTGACCACCTGGGCGCTGCTGGACCGCGCCACCGGCCGGCTGCTCCGCGTCCCCGCCGAGCTCGGCGACCGCTTCATCGAAGCGACGCGCTGA
- a CDS encoding biopolymer transporter ExbD, translating to MPKFVSTAEPQPIGAINVTPFIDVMLVLLIVMILGMPMATHKVPIDLPQGGPTATDAATHRLAIDKAGALFWDGNRLADLALPAKLAALRTDAAVLQLQTDPEVRYDRFDAVLATIKRANIVKLGFVGNQPLAD from the coding sequence ATGCCGAAATTCGTGTCCACCGCCGAGCCCCAGCCGATCGGCGCGATCAATGTGACGCCGTTCATCGACGTGATGCTGGTGCTGCTGATCGTGATGATCCTCGGCATGCCGATGGCCACCCACAAGGTACCGATCGATCTGCCGCAGGGCGGCCCCACCGCCACCGACGCCGCGACGCACCGGCTGGCAATCGACAAGGCCGGCGCGCTGTTCTGGGACGGCAATCGCCTTGCCGACCTCGCGCTGCCGGCCAAGCTGGCTGCTCTGCGCACAGATGCAGCGGTGCTGCAGCTGCAGACCGATCCCGAAGTGCGGTACGACCGCTTCGACGCGGTCCTCGCCACCATCAAGCGTGCCAACATCGTGAAGCTCGGCTTTGTCGGAAACCAGCCGCTGGCCGATTGA
- a CDS encoding DNA primase: MSGIQGPGDDGYDAEGYDESQRAEILEVTGDGPDDGALLTDINPDLGGSEDDDDDLDELSMSDDEIGEEDDDADEDEDDLDEDDIQDDFDDEDLDEDDLEEELDDPDDVALRP; encoded by the coding sequence ATGAGCGGCATTCAGGGTCCCGGCGACGACGGCTATGACGCGGAAGGCTATGACGAGAGCCAGCGCGCCGAAATTCTCGAGGTGACGGGCGATGGTCCCGACGACGGCGCGCTGCTGACCGACATCAACCCCGATCTGGGCGGCAGCGAGGATGACGACGACGATCTCGACGAGCTGTCGATGTCCGACGACGAAATCGGCGAGGAAGACGACGACGCCGACGAAGATGAGGATGATCTGGACGAGGACGACATCCAGGACGACTTCGACGACGAGGATCTGGACGAAGACGATCTCGAGGAAGAGCTCGACGATCCGGACGACGTCGCGCTGCGGCCTTGA
- a CDS encoding multidrug effflux MFS transporter codes for MDAPHPRTASAGQAPLRFGEFVPLAAALMALTALGIDSMLPALPAIGVSLGVDSANHRQFVITAFLIGFAVAQLAYGPLSDRFGRRPVLLVALGCYVATCAIAAISGSFVLLLVARVAMGTAAAGARVVTVALVRDCYSGRAMARVMSLVFIVFMAAPIFAPAVGQIILSAGGSWRTIFWGIGAIAGLVTLWFALRMPETLAADARQSLHPARVVADYGFMLRDRAAVGYTLATGLLSGALFGFIGSVQQVMADVFHRPDLLTVVFAGVASTMALGSFLNSRIVMRLGTRVISHTALSLLTLIAGVHLAVTLLGWETLWSFAVLQALMMACFGLATSNFSAMAMERMGAIAGTASSLQGFVTTLAGALIGAAIGQAFDGTTIPLYSGFLLMGALSLVVVAVTERGRMFRPS; via the coding sequence ATGGACGCCCCGCACCCCCGCACCGCTTCCGCCGGCCAGGCGCCGTTGCGCTTCGGCGAGTTCGTACCGCTTGCCGCGGCGCTGATGGCACTGACCGCGCTCGGCATCGATTCGATGCTACCCGCGCTGCCGGCGATCGGCGTCAGCTTGGGAGTGGATTCGGCCAACCATCGCCAGTTCGTGATCACGGCTTTCCTGATCGGGTTCGCGGTGGCGCAGCTGGCCTATGGCCCGCTTTCCGATCGCTTCGGACGGCGGCCGGTGCTGCTCGTCGCGCTCGGCTGCTATGTCGCGACATGCGCGATTGCGGCGATCTCGGGGAGCTTCGTGCTGCTGCTGGTTGCCCGCGTCGCGATGGGGACCGCGGCGGCCGGCGCCCGGGTCGTGACCGTGGCGCTGGTCCGCGACTGCTATTCGGGGCGCGCGATGGCTCGGGTGATGAGCCTGGTGTTCATCGTCTTCATGGCCGCGCCGATCTTCGCCCCCGCGGTGGGGCAGATCATCCTGTCGGCCGGCGGATCGTGGCGGACGATCTTCTGGGGTATCGGCGCGATTGCCGGGCTGGTGACGCTGTGGTTCGCGCTGCGCATGCCCGAAACCTTGGCGGCGGATGCGCGCCAGTCGCTCCATCCGGCGCGGGTGGTGGCCGATTACGGCTTCATGCTCCGCGACCGCGCGGCGGTGGGCTATACGCTCGCCACGGGCCTACTTTCCGGCGCGCTGTTCGGCTTCATCGGGTCGGTGCAGCAGGTCATGGCCGACGTGTTCCATCGTCCGGACCTGCTGACCGTGGTGTTCGCCGGCGTGGCGAGCACGATGGCGCTGGGCTCGTTCCTCAACTCGCGCATCGTGATGCGGCTGGGCACGCGGGTGATCTCGCACACCGCGCTGAGCCTGTTGACCCTCATCGCCGGCGTACATCTGGCCGTCACGCTGCTCGGCTGGGAAACGCTGTGGAGCTTCGCGGTATTGCAGGCGCTGATGATGGCGTGTTTCGGCCTTGCCACCTCCAACTTCTCCGCGATGGCGATGGAGCGGATGGGCGCGATCGCCGGCACCGCCTCCAGCCTGCAGGGCTTCGTCACGACACTGGCCGGCGCGCTGATCGGCGCGGCGATCGGCCAAGCCTTCGATGGCACCACCATCCCGCTGTATAGTGGTTTTCTGCTGATGGGTGCGCTCTCGCTCGTGGTAGTAGCGGTGACGGAACGCGGACGGATGTTCCGCCCGAGCTGA
- a CDS encoding 2-oxoglutarate and iron-dependent oxygenase domain-containing protein, with protein MLDTLAEIPVLSLAAQAGDSEGFAQAFGGSFQRFGFAVVCDHGVPQDLIERAWALTKAFFELPEDEKRRYFLAGGGGARGYTPFKTEIAKGATHVDLKEFWHIGRELAAGHRFAEMMAPNVWPVRPEGFRETFVELFAALDTAGDKLLSAVARYLGLAPDWFDTAVKDGNSVLRLLHYPPVDADAPEVRAGAHEDINLITLLLGAEEAGLELLDRDGKWLAVKPPEGAMVINVGDMLQRLTNHVLPSTTHRVVNPPAERRGHSRYSMPFFLHPAPDFLIKTLPGCVSAENPNRYPEPITAHDYLHERLVEIGLIKK; from the coding sequence ATGTTGGATACCCTGGCCGAAATTCCGGTGCTGTCGCTGGCGGCGCAGGCGGGCGATTCGGAGGGCTTTGCCCAGGCGTTTGGCGGGTCGTTCCAGCGGTTCGGCTTCGCCGTGGTGTGCGATCACGGCGTGCCGCAGGACCTGATCGAACGCGCCTGGGCGCTGACCAAGGCATTCTTCGAACTGCCCGAGGACGAAAAGCGCAGGTATTTCCTCGCCGGCGGCGGTGGTGCGCGCGGCTACACGCCGTTCAAGACCGAAATCGCAAAGGGGGCGACGCATGTCGACCTCAAGGAATTCTGGCACATCGGCCGCGAACTGGCGGCCGGGCATCGCTTTGCCGAGATGATGGCGCCGAACGTCTGGCCGGTCCGGCCCGAGGGCTTCCGCGAGACCTTTGTCGAGTTGTTCGCCGCCCTCGATACTGCCGGCGACAAGCTGCTTTCGGCCGTGGCCCGCTATCTGGGCCTGGCGCCGGACTGGTTCGATACCGCGGTAAAGGACGGCAACTCGGTGCTGCGCCTGCTTCACTATCCGCCGGTCGACGCCGATGCGCCCGAGGTGCGCGCCGGCGCGCATGAGGACATCAACCTGATCACGCTGCTGCTCGGCGCCGAGGAAGCCGGGCTCGAGCTGCTCGACCGCGACGGCAAGTGGCTGGCGGTGAAGCCGCCCGAAGGCGCGATGGTGATCAACGTCGGCGACATGCTCCAGCGGCTGACCAACCATGTGCTGCCCTCGACCACCCACCGCGTGGTCAATCCGCCGGCCGAGCGGCGTGGCCATTCGCGCTATTCGATGCCGTTCTTCCTGCATCCGGCACCCGATTTCCTGATCAAGACGCTGCCCGGCTGCGTGAGCGCCGAGAACCCGAACCGCTATCCCGAGCCGATCACCGCGCATGACTATCTGCACGAGCGGCTGGTCGAGATCGGGCTGATCAAGAAATAA
- a CDS encoding homoserine dehydrogenase, producing MAEALRVALAGLGTVGGGVIRLLDANAELISRRAGRPIEVVAVSARDRTKDRGIDLSRFDWVDDPVELARHAKADVVVELVGGSDGPALALARAALGANKSFVTANKAMIAHHGLELAQAAEDAAVALKFEAAVAGGVPVIKGLREGAAANEIARVYGILNGTCNFILSKMEAEGRDFAEILAEAQALGYAEADPTFDIDGIDAAHKLSILASIAFGTQPAFGDLKASGIRHILAADIAEAATLGYRVRLLGIADAGSHGLFQRVHAHLVPLGHPLAHVTGSTNAVVAEGNFVGRLLFQGAGAGDGPTASAVVADLIDIARGEFGPPYAMPAAALVSQPAADSGERRGRSYVRFTVADRVGVLAEIAAAMRDAGVSIESLIQRGVSPDGSALVAIVTHEAPERSIAQALEKLRGSQSLTGEPMWMHILDA from the coding sequence ATGGCGGAAGCGTTGCGCGTGGCATTGGCGGGGCTCGGTACGGTGGGCGGCGGCGTGATTCGCCTGCTCGACGCCAATGCCGAGCTGATTAGCCGCCGCGCCGGCCGCCCCATCGAAGTGGTCGCCGTTTCCGCCCGCGATCGCACCAAGGATCGCGGCATCGATCTGTCGCGCTTCGACTGGGTTGACGATCCCGTCGAACTGGCGCGCCATGCTAAGGCCGATGTGGTGGTCGAGCTGGTCGGCGGGTCGGACGGCCCGGCGCTGGCACTCGCCCGCGCCGCGCTCGGCGCCAACAAGAGCTTCGTCACCGCCAACAAGGCGATGATCGCGCATCACGGCCTGGAGCTGGCGCAGGCCGCGGAAGACGCGGCGGTTGCACTGAAGTTCGAGGCGGCGGTTGCCGGTGGCGTGCCCGTGATCAAGGGGCTCCGCGAGGGCGCTGCCGCGAACGAGATTGCCCGTGTGTACGGCATCCTCAACGGCACCTGCAATTTCATCCTGTCGAAGATGGAGGCCGAGGGCCGCGACTTCGCCGAGATCCTCGCCGAGGCACAGGCGCTGGGCTATGCCGAGGCGGACCCGACCTTTGACATCGACGGCATCGACGCCGCGCACAAGCTGTCGATCCTCGCCAGCATCGCCTTCGGCACCCAGCCGGCGTTCGGCGACCTGAAGGCGAGCGGTATCCGCCACATCCTGGCGGCCGACATCGCCGAGGCGGCGACGCTCGGCTATCGGGTGCGGCTGCTCGGCATCGCCGATGCGGGATCCCACGGCCTGTTCCAGCGCGTCCATGCGCATCTCGTGCCGCTTGGGCACCCGCTGGCGCATGTCACGGGTTCGACCAACGCCGTGGTGGCGGAGGGCAATTTCGTCGGTCGCCTGCTGTTCCAGGGCGCCGGTGCGGGCGACGGCCCCACCGCGAGCGCGGTGGTCGCCGACCTGATCGATATTGCCCGCGGCGAGTTCGGCCCGCCCTATGCGATGCCCGCCGCCGCCCTCGTCTCCCAGCCCGCCGCGGACAGCGGCGAGCGGCGCGGGCGTTCCTATGTGCGCTTCACCGTGGCGGACCGGGTCGGAGTGCTGGCGGAGATTGCGGCGGCGATGCGCGATGCGGGCGTCTCGATCGAGAGCCTGATCCAACGCGGCGTCAGCCCGGACGGCAGCGCGCTGGTCGCGATCGTCACGCATGAGGCGCCGGAGCGGAGCATCGCCCAGGCCCTGGAAAAGCTGCGGGGCTCGCAGAGCCTCACCGGCGAACCGATGTGGATGCACATTCTCGACGCATGA
- the glpX gene encoding class II fructose-bisphosphatase → MPNASQVLDRVLVLEMVRVTEAAAISASSLIGRGDEKAADAAAVEAMREALNQLYMDGTVVIGEGERDEAPMLYIGEKVGSAIGKGPKIDIALDPLEGTTITAKAGPNALAVLAVAEEGNLLNAPDVYMDKIAVGPGYPQGVIDLNKTPTENVEAIAAAKGVKPSEIIACVLDRPRHEKLIAELRGIGCGIMLIPDGDVAGVIATTDPTTTIDVYMGQGGAPEGVLACAALRCVGGQFQGRLVFRNDDERARAAKWGIGDLDKVYALEELAKGDCIFAATGVTDGSLLAGVKRVKGKMTTESVVMRASSGTVRWVKGEHRID, encoded by the coding sequence ATGCCGAACGCAAGCCAAGTCTTAGACCGTGTCCTCGTGCTCGAAATGGTGCGCGTCACCGAAGCTGCGGCGATCTCCGCCTCCAGCCTGATCGGCCGCGGCGACGAAAAGGCCGCCGATGCAGCCGCGGTGGAGGCGATGCGCGAGGCGCTCAACCAGCTCTACATGGACGGCACCGTGGTGATCGGCGAGGGCGAGCGCGACGAGGCGCCGATGCTCTATATCGGCGAGAAGGTCGGCTCGGCGATCGGCAAGGGCCCCAAGATCGACATCGCGCTCGATCCCCTGGAAGGCACCACGATCACCGCCAAGGCCGGCCCCAATGCGCTGGCGGTGCTGGCGGTGGCGGAAGAGGGCAACCTGCTCAACGCGCCCGACGTGTACATGGACAAGATCGCGGTCGGCCCCGGCTACCCGCAGGGCGTGATCGACCTCAACAAGACCCCGACCGAGAATGTCGAGGCGATCGCCGCTGCCAAGGGCGTCAAGCCCAGCGAGATCATCGCCTGCGTGCTCGATCGCCCGCGCCACGAGAAGCTGATCGCCGAGCTGCGCGGCATCGGCTGCGGCATCATGCTGATCCCGGACGGCGACGTGGCCGGCGTGATCGCCACCACCGACCCGACGACCACGATCGACGTCTATATGGGCCAGGGCGGCGCGCCCGAGGGCGTGCTGGCGTGCGCCGCGCTGCGCTGCGTCGGCGGCCAGTTCCAAGGCCGGCTCGTCTTCCGCAACGATGATGAGCGCGCGCGGGCGGCGAAATGGGGCATCGGGGATCTCGACAAGGTCTATGCGCTCGAGGAGCTCGCCAAGGGCGACTGCATCTTCGCGGCGACCGGCGTCACCGACGGCTCGCTGCTCGCCGGCGTGAAGCGGGTGAAGGGCAAGATGACCACCGAGAGCGTGGTGATGCGCGCCAGCTCGGGCACGGTGCGCTGGGTCAAGGGCGAGCACCGCATCGACTAA
- a CDS encoding CocE/NonD family hydrolase — protein MRHWLVTVALAALAAPLAAAAPPQLTPTATDAPFTFEEAMIPMRDGVKLHTVILRPKGATGRLPILFQRSPYGSPDAAPGRVPNSWAPLVRDGYIFVFQDMRGRFKSEGGPFTLSTEVKTGKGAVDEATDAYDSIDWLVKNVKPNNGKVGMWGVSYPGFTAAIALAKPHPALKATSPQAAWIDYWKNDDLHRWGAMRLTYASDWVNSLQADKTNAGIDLYDRYDTYDWFLHAGSPDDIEKKYFKGRVPRFREMIEHPDYDDHWKKQVWSNALGKTTVPTLNVAGYWDQEDPWGSWKIWEKQRENDPNKLALMVAGPWAHGTWHTPANSLGRIPFGVDSGTQFVEQIEAPFFAYWLHGTGTRPDFALKSFQSGSWQWKTYQTYPLANAQATSLYLHGDGSLSSTAPAAGEGCRDYVSDPARPVPFRPRPMSATYATPDWRWWEAEDQRFVDDRPDVLSYVSAPLDNDLTVTGAVTAKLMASTSGTDSDFVVKLIDVFPEDVEKAPTALGAYAKGLNGYELPIAMEIRRGRYLKSFEQATPLVPDQVTAWDFPLRDHDHVFKKGHRIMVQVQSSWFPVIDRNPQTFVPNIYKAKPEDYRKATQRVCAGSAVTLPVVR, from the coding sequence ATGCGGCACTGGCTGGTTACGGTAGCACTTGCGGCGCTTGCCGCCCCTCTCGCGGCCGCCGCGCCGCCGCAGCTCACCCCCACCGCGACCGATGCGCCCTTCACCTTCGAAGAAGCGATGATCCCGATGCGCGACGGGGTGAAGCTCCACACCGTCATCCTGCGGCCCAAGGGGGCCACCGGCCGGCTGCCGATCCTGTTCCAGCGCAGCCCTTATGGCTCGCCAGACGCCGCGCCGGGGCGCGTGCCGAACAGCTGGGCGCCGCTGGTCCGCGACGGCTATATCTTCGTGTTCCAGGACATGCGCGGCCGCTTCAAGTCCGAGGGCGGGCCGTTCACGCTCTCCACCGAGGTGAAGACCGGCAAGGGCGCGGTCGACGAGGCGACCGACGCCTATGATTCGATCGACTGGCTGGTGAAGAATGTGAAGCCCAACAACGGCAAGGTCGGCATGTGGGGCGTCTCCTATCCCGGATTCACCGCCGCGATCGCGCTTGCAAAGCCCCACCCGGCGCTCAAGGCGACCAGCCCGCAGGCGGCCTGGATCGACTATTGGAAGAATGACGATCTCCACCGCTGGGGCGCGATGCGGCTCACCTATGCCAGCGACTGGGTGAACAGCCTCCAGGCCGACAAGACCAATGCCGGCATCGACCTGTACGATCGCTACGACACCTATGACTGGTTCCTTCACGCCGGCTCGCCCGACGACATCGAGAAGAAATACTTCAAGGGTCGGGTGCCGCGCTTCCGCGAGATGATCGAGCATCCCGACTACGACGATCATTGGAAGAAGCAGGTCTGGTCCAACGCGCTCGGCAAGACAACCGTGCCAACGCTCAATGTCGCGGGCTATTGGGACCAGGAGGATCCCTGGGGCAGCTGGAAGATCTGGGAAAAGCAGCGCGAGAATGATCCGAACAAGCTCGCGCTGATGGTCGCGGGCCCCTGGGCGCACGGCACTTGGCACACGCCGGCGAACAGCCTCGGCCGCATCCCGTTCGGCGTCGACAGCGGCACCCAGTTTGTCGAGCAGATCGAGGCGCCGTTCTTCGCCTATTGGCTGCACGGCACTGGCACCAGGCCGGACTTCGCGCTGAAGAGCTTCCAGTCGGGGTCGTGGCAGTGGAAGACCTATCAGACCTATCCGCTCGCCAACGCGCAGGCGACCAGCCTGTACCTGCACGGCGACGGCTCGCTCAGCTCCACCGCGCCCGCGGCAGGCGAGGGGTGCCGCGACTATGTGAGCGATCCCGCGCGCCCGGTGCCGTTCCGCCCCCGGCCGATGTCCGCCACCTATGCCACGCCCGACTGGCGCTGGTGGGAGGCCGAGGATCAGCGCTTCGTCGACGATCGTCCCGACGTGCTGAGCTATGTCTCCGCGCCGCTGGACAATGACCTGACCGTCACCGGGGCGGTTACCGCCAAGCTAATGGCCTCTACCAGCGGCACCGACAGCGACTTCGTCGTCAAGCTGATCGACGTGTTCCCCGAGGATGTCGAGAAGGCGCCGACCGCGCTCGGCGCCTATGCCAAGGGCCTCAACGGCTATGAGCTGCCGATCGCGATGGAGATCCGCCGCGGGCGCTATCTCAAGAGCTTCGAGCAGGCGACGCCGCTGGTGCCCGATCAGGTGACCGCCTGGGACTTCCCGCTGCGCGACCACGACCATGTGTTCAAGAAGGGCCACCGGATCATGGTGCAAGTCCAGTCGAGCTGGTTCCCGGTGATCGACCGCAACCCGCAGACCTTCGTGCCCAACATCTACAAGGCCAAGCCGGAGGATTACCGCAAGGCGACGCAGCGGGTGTGTGCGGGCTCGGCGGTAACGCTGCCGGTGGTGCGATAG